The sequence below is a genomic window from Saccopteryx leptura isolate mSacLep1 chromosome 3, mSacLep1_pri_phased_curated, whole genome shotgun sequence.
TTGGTGGGACACGACAGGACTGTGTGCACTTTTCTCTGGTACCTTGAGAAACAGCCAAGAAAGGATGCAAATCCCAGACTGTCTGACCCGGAGCCTCAATGCTGTGGAGTTGGTGGCTCTCAGTGTCCACAGATCTAAGTACCATCTGTCTTTTCATCAACACAGCCTCCCAGACCCCTACCCTGTCCTGATCGACCTCCCTTCTCCTGCCTTTGAGTGACTCCGCAGTGTGGCCCCGAGTGTGTGCTGGGCTGTTTCTATTCAGACACAACTCTAACCGTGCCCTGGGAATGTGTTTTCACCCTCACCCTGCTGGCAACCAGAttttggcagagacagtcagGCCCAGGTCCCAGACTGCCGGGAGCAATCCCAGGAAATGGGATCCTCACTGCGTCTTCATCCTGATTTCTGTCTGAAATGGGTGCACTTCATGGAGGAGCCTAAGTCCAGGCCTGGGCTCCAGAAGGAGGGGTGTCTGGGAGAATGAGTGTTAGACGTCCCCTTggggaaacagacacagaaagcaagaacTTTCCAAATGCAGAAGAGAAGAGGTGAGGAGCATGTCTGACTACAAGAGTGACAGGCCACCCTTCTGGGCCCTCAAGAGAATCTCTTCCCTGCTAGGATGTGGCTGGGTGTCCCTGAGAGATGAATTCCTgcaggagctgggggggggggggtcccaggcCTCACCACCAGGTGACCTGAACTCCTAGAACTGACCTTTGAGTGTCCCTCAGGAGAGCCATCCCTTTACCTCTGTCTTCACATCCTGACCCAAATGTGTTTCTCCCATTTCAGGGGAAATCCCACATCCCTCTCCCTCTGAACACGCATGCTAAGGACCACAGCCCTGGAGAGTCTGCTGACGGTGGTGGGATTTCTCTCACAGAACTTTTCAGACAACAAATGCTGATAATGGCATTGACCTCAACAATCAAAGGAAGATTTATTCACCTTCGGTTGCTTTCTTTCCCACCCCGCTACACCCAcgctcttttcttcctttttcccttaCTACACTCCCTGCATTAGCTCCAGGAAAACTTACTTTGAATGGCCtactcctgcctccctctcccatgTCTGACACAAGCCTGGGCCATATTAGGTGCTAAGTGGACATGCGTTCCTGAAGAAATGACCACCaatgaggagacagaggaggggacgTGGGGAAGCACCCTGGGGGAGTGTGAGTCCCAGGGCCCCCCAGGCCTTACCCATGGTTCTGCTTCATGAGCTGCCCCAGCATCCTCCCCACATATCTTCCCTTTCTCCAAACTTGTTCATCCTAGGATTTCCAAGTGTGTGAAAACCAGCCTCCTTCACCCAGATACCATGATCTGTGCTTTAGTGAGCAATCCTGGTCTGGGGCTGTGAGGTCAGCGATCTGACGACACCCCCACCAAGAAAAATGTGAGAGGTTTGCAATGTTCAAAGGACGTGGGGAATCAGGAGACTCATAGAGTTCGGTGGAAAAGGTGTCTGGTGGATTCACTCTGGAAGAGTCGCAATGGCTCTGAGACAACACATGTGTCATCCTGCCTATTGACGAGGCCATGGGTCTGGGCATGAGTGAGAGAAGTTTGGAGAGGGGGgcatttctttttcctggctCTCAAAAAATTCCACCATGCCAGAGAAAATGTCAGGATCCTCCTGTCAGAGGGCCCAGCGTGTCCCTGCAGGTCTGCTCAGAAAGCAGGAGATCCATGACGTCACCTCATAACAGATAAAAGCACCTGCGGGAACTGCAGACCTTCCTCTGATTCCGCTGCAGCCAACCCAGAGCCATGACTCCTCGATGCTACGTCCTCGGTAAGGAGGCCCCAACCCCTAGTCCCTCAGAGCCCATCTCCAACCTCAGCCACCACCCCATCCCGACCTCAGCCAAATCCCCCTCCTTGGGGCCCGGCTGTAGCTAACCTCACCCCCAACATCATCCCATCCACTTCTCTGGTTCAGTCCTGAAACTTAAGCCCAACAGCACGCATATCTCACTTTCACACTCCAAACCCAAACTTCTCATCTTTAATGCAGGTCATCTAAGTAACACCCCTGTCAGCTCGGCCCCCTTGAGAGTCAGACTCCACCTGAGCCTTCTGCTCTGAATTCTTACTCAGGAATCACCCATATTCTCCAGACCCCTAAACCCATTTCTCCTGAGTCCTGCCAATAACCCTCATCTCCCACAGTCTTTAATCCCAAGACATTTGAACACAGGTGACTAGGTCCCACCCTGCACTGCTCTAAGCTCTCCTGACCTTCAGTCAGGACAGAGaccttcctccctcctgtccctgccccaggTGGGCTCCCTGAGGAGGACCCAGGCTGTCCCTTCACCACGCCTCATCCATCTGCTCTCCCACAGGTGTCTTGGCCGCTGTCTGTATTGTCACCCTCCTCTGCTCACATGGAGCCCCAGGTGAGCCCAGGAGGGACAAGGACACTTGGGGGTGGGTGGCAGCTCCCAGAGCGCCCCAGTCTACACACTGCTGCCCTGCCATCTGGGTCACACCAGCTCTGTTTTCTCCAGTGACTCCCACAGGTGCTCACCTGCTGCTGTGCCAGTCACACACAAGATGTGGTGACAAGTTCTATGACCCCGAGCAACACTGTTGCTATGACGATGCCGTGGTGCCCTTGAGCAGGGCCCGAAAGTGTGGAAACTGCACCTTCAGGGTCTGCTTTGAGCAGTGCTGTCCCTGGTCATTCAGACGTGAGCAGACCTTCGTGGTAAAAGTGAAAGGCCACAAGTGTTCCTTGGCCCCATCCTTGGACGACAGGTTCTGTGCCAGGTAAGGTCCTGTCCCCTCACAGGAGCAGGACATGCCGGGGACCAGGGAGACCAGGGTCTGTCCATGATGCCACCTCCCCACCCTGTTCTTGGTgtccccctgtccctgcccctgcccaccagCTCTATTCAGCCTACCTCtcactttttctgtttgttctctctctttttgtctttatttctttctcatcctCTCTGCTGTCCTTTTTGTATCTCTCTTTTCCACTCTACTTTTCATGTTCCATCCAACCCTCagtttctggctctctctctctctgcagtgtCCTCTGACAGAAGACAGGGGGACCGGATGGCTGCTCTATTCTACGTCCTGCACAAGCCTGAAGACAGGGCCCTGGTGTGGACTGAGCTCTGGGGCATCGCGTTGATGTTTGCTGACAAGAGACACTCGGGTCagggaaagaagaacaaagtgggacaaatatacggtgactgaaaatgatttaactttgacTGATGGGCACAAACATGaccaatagttcaaatgctatagagctATTTCTCctggaacctatgtactcatattgatcaatatcacccctttaattttctaaacaaaatttttaaaaatagagaggcactcTGATTCAATCTGTGCttcttattctttctcctttAACTCTAAATCTGTCCTAAGTTGGTAAAGGGTCCCCTTTACATGATCTGAACAATCGAGAGAGATTACTTTGTTATTGAAGGTCCCGAGGGCCTTGACCTCTCCGATGAATATCATGAAACAGAATTCACAGGCACTGCAGACCTTCTCTGAGGTAGTTCATTACCTTAGAGCCCTGTTCTCCACCCAGAGCAAAACACAAAGCACTTCATAAATTTTGAAAGTTTACATATTTATCATGGCTCATGAACAGTTGGAGAGAGTCACAAATTGTGGACATCGGGGCCTTTCTCTGGCTTCCATGATTCTCAAAGTATGTCAACTTTTGCCCTTAGG
It includes:
- the LOC136397095 gene encoding uncharacterized protein, which gives rise to MTPRCYVLGVLAAVCIVTLLCSHGAPVTPTGAHLLLCQSHTRCGDKFYDPEQHCCYDDAVVPLSRARKCGNCTFRVCFEQCCPWSFRREQTFVVKVKGHKCSLAPSLDDRFCASFIYVRTHAGYTHGLDWTQTASIRPRTSASWAVTAMHTPGELLPSSQVVPTDLGFSNEALCLEKHVRTDMIDTAGAGEAGTLQLELAEACPRRGYALDTELRFKKVSLEDQ